Proteins from one Laribacter hongkongensis DSM 14985 genomic window:
- the katG gene encoding catalase/peroxidase HPI: MRMKSIPLVIALTIAFAPAAQAANTGAASMGARPMTTNQDWWPDKLDLSPLRAHNTPSSPLAPGFDYAKAFNSLDLAAVKADIKTVMTTSQDWWPADWGNYGPLFIRMAWHAAGTYRTLDGRGGADGAQQRFEPLNSWPDNVSLDKARRLLLPVKQKYGNSISWGDLMVLAGTVAMDRMGFKTFGFAGGRIDQWEADRVYWGAEKKWLGDEARYHGAGERKAGDKTLQNPLAAVQMGLIYVNPEGPGGNPDPLAAAKDIRDTFARMAMNDEETVALIAGGHTFGKAHGAHNPEKCLGDDPAAAPLEEQGFGWKNKCGKGMAEDTITSGLEGAWTATPTAWSMQYLGNLFAFEWVKTKSPAGAVQWVPKNADQLQIVPDAHVSGKRHAPIMFTTDIALKTDPEYAKISQRFLNNPQEFDLAFAKAWFKLTHRDLGPRSRYLGKDVPQEVMIWQDPVPAVDHKLVTPADVASLKGKILATGLSNSELISAAWAAAASFRNTDMRGGANGGRVALAPQKDWAVNKPAELARVVGKLKEVQADFNRANARSGKKVSLADLIVLGGNTAVEAAAAKGGIKVAVAFNPGRTDASQAQTDVHSFGFLEPRADAFRNYYSSASFYAPAEALVDKADTLGLSVPEMAVLLGGMRTLGTNADGSKNGVFTSRPGVLSNDFFVNLVDMSTVWKKSDKEGLYEGRDRKSGQVKWTGTTVDLVFGSNSELRAVSEFYAQNDSKEKFVQDFARAWTKVMNNDRFDLKY; encoded by the coding sequence ATGCGAATGAAGTCCATCCCCCTTGTGATCGCATTGACGATCGCTTTTGCTCCCGCAGCGCAAGCTGCCAATACCGGCGCAGCATCCATGGGAGCCCGCCCCATGACCACCAACCAGGACTGGTGGCCGGACAAGCTCGACCTGTCCCCGCTGCGTGCCCACAACACGCCGTCCAGTCCGCTCGCACCGGGATTTGACTACGCCAAGGCTTTCAACAGCCTTGATCTTGCTGCTGTCAAAGCCGACATCAAGACCGTGATGACCACATCGCAAGACTGGTGGCCGGCTGACTGGGGCAACTATGGTCCCTTGTTCATCCGCATGGCCTGGCACGCTGCCGGTACCTATCGCACGCTGGATGGCCGCGGGGGAGCCGACGGTGCCCAGCAACGCTTTGAACCGCTGAACAGTTGGCCTGACAACGTCAGCCTGGACAAGGCCCGCCGCCTGCTGTTGCCGGTCAAGCAAAAATACGGCAACAGCATTTCGTGGGGTGACCTGATGGTCCTCGCCGGCACGGTGGCCATGGACCGCATGGGCTTCAAGACCTTCGGGTTTGCCGGCGGTCGCATCGACCAGTGGGAGGCAGACCGGGTGTACTGGGGGGCTGAAAAGAAATGGCTGGGTGACGAGGCCCGCTATCACGGTGCCGGTGAGCGCAAGGCGGGGGACAAGACTCTCCAGAACCCGCTGGCCGCAGTCCAGATGGGCCTGATTTACGTCAATCCGGAAGGCCCGGGCGGCAACCCCGACCCGCTGGCTGCAGCCAAGGACATTCGCGACACCTTCGCCCGCATGGCCATGAACGACGAAGAAACCGTCGCCCTGATTGCCGGTGGCCATACCTTCGGCAAGGCCCACGGTGCGCACAACCCGGAAAAATGCCTTGGTGATGATCCGGCAGCCGCTCCGCTGGAAGAGCAGGGCTTCGGCTGGAAAAACAAATGCGGCAAGGGCATGGCCGAAGACACGATCACTTCGGGTCTTGAAGGTGCATGGACGGCCACGCCGACGGCCTGGAGCATGCAGTACCTGGGCAACCTGTTTGCTTTCGAATGGGTCAAGACCAAGAGCCCGGCCGGTGCGGTGCAGTGGGTCCCCAAGAACGCAGACCAGCTCCAGATCGTTCCTGATGCGCATGTATCCGGCAAGCGGCACGCGCCCATCATGTTCACCACCGACATTGCGCTCAAGACCGATCCTGAGTATGCAAAGATTTCGCAACGCTTCCTGAACAATCCGCAGGAATTCGATCTGGCCTTTGCCAAGGCCTGGTTCAAGCTGACCCACCGTGACCTGGGCCCGCGCAGCCGCTACCTTGGCAAGGACGTGCCGCAGGAAGTGATGATCTGGCAAGACCCGGTTCCGGCAGTCGACCACAAGCTCGTCACTCCTGCCGACGTGGCATCGCTGAAAGGCAAGATCCTCGCCACCGGCCTTTCCAACAGTGAGCTGATCAGTGCGGCCTGGGCCGCTGCCGCCAGTTTCCGCAATACCGACATGCGCGGCGGTGCAAACGGTGGCCGCGTGGCACTGGCTCCGCAGAAAGACTGGGCGGTGAACAAGCCGGCAGAACTGGCCAGGGTGGTCGGCAAGCTCAAGGAAGTCCAGGCGGATTTCAACCGGGCCAACGCCCGGTCCGGCAAGAAGGTGTCCCTCGCTGACCTGATCGTGCTGGGCGGCAATACCGCTGTTGAAGCTGCTGCTGCCAAGGGCGGGATCAAGGTGGCCGTGGCCTTCAATCCGGGCCGCACGGATGCTTCGCAAGCGCAGACTGACGTGCATTCCTTCGGTTTTCTGGAGCCGCGCGCCGATGCTTTCCGGAACTATTACAGCTCCGCATCGTTCTACGCTCCGGCCGAGGCGCTGGTCGACAAGGCTGACACCCTGGGCCTGTCGGTGCCGGAAATGGCTGTCTTGCTTGGTGGCATGCGTACCCTCGGCACCAATGCGGACGGATCGAAAAACGGTGTCTTCACCAGCCGGCCGGGTGTGCTTTCAAACGACTTCTTTGTAAACCTGGTCGACATGTCAACCGTATGGAAAAAATCGGACAAGGAAGGCCTGTACGAAGGGCGTGACCGCAAGAGCGGTCAGGTCAAGTGGACCGGTACGACCGTTGACCTCGTGTTTGGTTCCAACTCCGAGTTGCGGGCGGTTTCCGAGTTTTATGCCCAGAACGATTCGAAAGAAAAGTTCGTGCAGGACTTCGCCCGTGCCTGGACCAAGGTCATGAACAATGACCGTTTTGACCTCAAGTACTGA